GGCGTCAAGCGTTCGCCAGCCTTCGCGTGCGGCTCCTCAGGCAAACGCTCACAACCCTTGGCATCGGCGCGGGTTCGGCATACCTCGCGGCGGCGCTCGTTATTCGATCGGTCGAAGTCGCCAAGCCGACAGTGGACGCCGTCACGTTGGCTCGGGTCGATTGGCAAGCTGCAGCGGCGGCCGCGCTGTGCTTGTTGGGCGTTTCGAACTCCATGTTCATCGCCGTAACGGAGAGGTTCCGCGAGATCGGGACCTTCAAGTGCTTGGGCGCGACGGACGGCTTCATTGTGGCGGTGTTCTTTTTTGAGGGACTCTTCATGGGGCTGTTGGGGTCCGTCGTCGGGGCAACCCTGGGCGCAGGGGGTTCGGCCTTCGTTTTGAGTTGGGGCGGCTCCGAATTAATGGCGAGTTGGGTGCTGTCTGCGGTCGCGTTGGGTTCGACGGCGGGCACGGGATTGACGCTGATCGCTGCTCTCACCCCGGCAATCGTGGCCGCTCGAATGCCAGCGGTAGCTGCGTTGAGGACGGAGATTTGAGCTCGAGCGCCATCGTACGGACGCTCGAGCTCGTTCGCACCTATGGCGAGGGGTCGACGGCCGTTCATGCGGTGAACGGCATCTCGTGTCAGGTCGAGGCGGGCCAGTACGTCTCGATCATGGGACCCTCAGGTTCGGGCAAGAGCACGCTTTTCAATCTGATCGGCGGTCTCGACAAACCCACCAGCGGGAGCGTGTTCATCAACTCGATGGACATCGCGCAACTCGACGCCCGTGAGCTCGCGTTCTTGCGTTGCCACACTATCGGCTATGTCTTCCAAACTTTCAACCTGATCGCCGTTCGCACCGCCCTCGAAAACGTCGTGCTGCCGATGCTGTTCGCGGGAACGCAATCGGAAGAGGCTGAGGAACGGGGGATGGATTTGTTGGGGTTGGTCGGCCTCAAGGAGAGGTTCAACCACCGTCCTAACGAGCTTTCGGGCGGACAGCAGCAACGGGTCGCCATCGCGCGGGCGCTCGCCAACAGCCCTTCGATCGTCCTTGCCGACGAACCCACCGGGAACCTCGACCTCAGCACAGGGCAAGAGATCATCACTCTCCTAAAGAAGCTCAATCAGGAGCAGGGGGTCACGGTCATCTCAGCGACGCACGATCTCAAGATGATCGACGTATCCGACCGGGTGTTCCATATCAGGGACGGCCAACTGCAACGCGTTGAGTCGCGCGAGGAGATTCAGCTCACGATCGGCTCGCTGGGCCGGACCGACGAGTAGTTCTTAGCCCTACCGAACGTAATGGATTTTCGGCTGATCCATCCGGTCGAGAAGCATCAGCGCTACGACGGGAAACGGCCGCGCCTTTGCCACCTCGCGGGCTTCGTCGAACGTGAGTTCCACGACGGTCATCCCGCTGAGATCGATCCATTCGGTGAACCGAATCGCCGCCGCTTCGCTGCTAAAACAGGCAAGGCCGTGGATGCCCAGATGGCAATAGCATCCGTACTTGCCCGAAGCGCTGTGAAAGGACACATAGACGACGTCCGGGAACTCGCTGTCCAATCCAAGGATCGGTTTCGATAGGGTTTCGACCATAGCGGACATTCTTGAGTTTCGGCAGGGCGAAGGGCCATTTGTAGACCCTTTGCTTTCTCGTTGTCAGTCATACCCGAACCTGGACGGAATCGCAACTGGTGGTCCTACAGGATCGGGCGCCTTGCACGGGGGGAGTCTGGTAGAATTCCATGCCCGCGCGGGCGTAGCTCAACGGATAGAGCATCAGTCTTCGGAACTGAGGGTTGGGGGTTCGAGTCCCTCCGCCCGCGCCAGAGTTCTTTCCCAACTTCACTTTTTCAGGTTCCTTTGAAGCTATTGAGGCTCGGATTCCGTCCCTTCAAGTATCCGCGACTGCGCTTCTCAGGTATTTTTGCCAGAATAGTAAGGTCGCGCGCGTCTGAGCTTGGATGCTTGGGCGCGACAAAGGAACCGAGGTGAACGATATGCGTTGTTATTCGGCCAAATGGATTGGGGTCTTGGCCTCTTTGGGAGTCGCTTGCCCCTTCGTCGAAGGAGCTTCCATGGCGGACGTGGTGTCCGCAGTGGGTTCGGCGAGGGCTGCGGTCGAGAAGGAAGCGAGCGCGGAGCCTCCTACGCGCCTCTCCGTCAATTCCAAGCAAGACGAAGACCCGATGTTCAAGAATTGGGAGTCCAGCGGCACGCTCGACTTCTATTATCAATACAACGACAATGAGTCCTACCGAGGGCACAGCGTCAACGGCCGCCTGTTCGACTCGCGGAACCAAGAACTCCAGCACATGGCGTTCCTTCTGCACCTGAACATGGTCCCGACGCCGAAGAACCCGTTTGGGTTGAACTTCACGATATGGAGCGGCGACGCCGCAGACAAGCATTTCGGGTTCGATTCGTCGAACGGAAAGCTGGCCAAGCATTTGCTCGAAGCGTTCATCACCTTCCCCACGGGCGGAGGCACGATCGACCTTGGCAAGTTCAAAGGGTTCTTGGGATATGAGGACACCGAGAATTTTAACAACGACAATTACAGCCGCGGCCTCCTCTTCACGATGGCCCAGCCAAGACACATGACCGGAATCCGCGGAACGATTCCGCTCAACGACAGAATCGAGCTTACAGCGTTCGTGGTCAACGGTTGGAACGAAACCGACGACCCCAATGGAAGCAAGACTTTTGGCGGCGTCCTCAACGTCGATTGGAGCGAGCGGACGAAAGCCAAGCTGGCTTTGATCACTGGGCGTGAAGGCGGAACCTCTACGAACAACTCCGGGAGCTACAGCGGGCTTGGATTCGGGTCTGCCGGAAGCACACAGGTCGATTCTGCGATCTTCAACCTGCGCCATCAGGTCGACGACCGCACATCGCTTGGGTTCGAGGCACAGGGCCTAAGGGCGAAAACCCCGAACAAGGCCGACGCTTTTGGCGGGGGCGTGTACCTGAAGCATCAGTTCAACGATCAGGTCACATTGGCCTTTCGAGGAGAAACCGTCGAAGTCGAGGTACCCGGTGACAAGGTTACGATCGATTCGCTGACCGGCACGATCGACTACCTATGGGGCGCCAAAAACGTCGTTCGGTTCGAAGCTCGGCACGATAGCTCGAACAAGGCGATGTTCTTGAGCAAGGGCCCGAAGGAGAAGACCCAAACGACGTTTACCGTTGCCTTCGGGTTCCGGTTCTGACGATCCGCAGGGTCCATTTCGGCCTGGGAACTGGCGTTGAGGGAAGGTTCTTTTTCGCCAAGGTCCCAGGCCTTTCTACGGCCTTTTCGAATCGAATCGAAGCCTGCGTAATTACTCAGGCCTTCGTCCGTCTTCTTGAGAGGTGGCTGCTTACCATGGGGCTGTCATCCAAGGGAGAAAGCAATGATCAAACGACTCGGGTTGCGCCTTGCAACCCTCATTCTGTTGGCGACTTCAGCGGTTGGGGCGCTGGGCGCGGAGTTCACCCTCGACGACCTCAAGAAGATGGTCCGCGAGATTGAGGCGATCGCTCCGAAGAACGAGGCCTACCAATATCCGATCGACGTGGCGTTTGAGGAGGACGACGAAGTCAACGCCTACGCCAGCGCGATCTTCGAGGAAGGCAAGAAGCCGCAGGCCATTCTAAGGGTCCACACTGGGCTGGTCAAGTTCTGTGACGGAGACGCGCGGATCATCCGAGCCGTGGTCGCCCACGAAGTGGCGCACCTCGCAAATGGACACGTCAAGCCCTCTGAACCCGCCGCGAGAGACCTCGCCAAGCTGTGGACGCGCGTTCAAGAAACGGAAGCCGACGTAAGCGGCGCCTCGTATTTGGAGAGGCTTGGCCATGCGAACAAGGACATGGTCGACATGCTCCTGAAACTCGAGACCTTGCGCGGCCGCCAAGGGAGTTGGCTCGGTAGATTGACCGGGACGCACCCCGACCCTAAGGCTCGCGCGGCGCGAATCTCTACCGAGCCTGCGGTATTGGAGTCGTTCGTTCAATTCGACGTCGCGCTGACTTATATGGAGGCTCGGATGTTTGGCATCGCGAGCCGCCTGTTCGATTCGGCGGCAACCCGATATCCGATGCTCAGCGCGGCCTACGTCAATTCGGCGCAGGCTTCGCTGATGAACTACTACGATAACCTGCCCGTACCCGTCAAAGAGAACTGGTTTCGACCGGACTTCGGCCCGCTCCTAACCGACATTCCGCTTTCGGAAGCCCGCGATCCTGAGATTCGCGACTCCGATCGAAGGCGATACGCTGAGGCTCTGCTGAAGCTCCAGGTGGCCGCCGAAAAGGCGTCCGGCAACCCCCGTGTTGCCGAGTTGATGGCTCTGGCGCAAGTGCTCGAACCCGATGGCAAGAAGGACGTGCTCCAAGCTGGAATCGCCGCATTGCGTAAGCTAACGGGCGCCGCGACCGACACTTGGGACCTCCTTCGCCACGCGGTCAATCTAGGCCTCGGGCTCGATCGAATGGGCGACGTTCAAGGGGCGTACGACGCGATGATTGGCGCGCAGAAGAAATCGGAGTATTTCAACCCTGCAATCGCGGAGAACCTCGGTCGGATCAGCGTGAAGGGCGCGTCGAAAGAGACGGACGCTCTGACCGCCGAAGTGCTTGCCATGTGGCTCGCGGAGACGCCTTCATCGAACGTCAATTGGAGCGCAGTCAAGAAGAACTACGAGACCGTTTGCGGAAGGTTGGGCGTCGAACCCAAGAAGGTTGAGCCCAAGCCGTCCTACCTCTGCAAGCCTTTGACGGTAACCCTCGGCGACAAAACGTTGGGCCTGCTCGACCCAGTCCAAGAGATCGTAGATAGGCTCGGCCCGGCGGACCTGCGCATCTCGTTCGATTCGCGGTATCCCGACCTTACGGAGATGAGGTGGCGAGGCGGCGACTTCTCGATCTTCACCGAGAGCGGACGAGTCATGCGCCTGACCACTTATGTTGCCGGGAGCTCCGTCTCCCTTCGTCCAGTCAACACGACCGACTCGCGGGAATTCCTGCTGACGGTTGGAATGAGCGAGGACGACTTCGCCAAGGTGCTCAACCTGAAGGGCGCCAAGGAGAAGGAACTCGCCAAGGGGGGCAAGCTCGAGACCTGGATGTACTTCAGCGGCCTCAACCTCGGCGTCATGTTCGAGGACGGAAAGCTGAAAGGGATCACGATCACGCCCGCTTACTAAGGGGGCAGCAGTCTAACGGACGCGGGGGGTCTTGGCCGCCCGCGTCCGTTTTTTAGGGACCGTAAGCGCCGATATTGGGCCGGGCAATCCAGGTCTTGCGAACTTGCAGCTTGTCGAAAGCCATGAAAACCACGCCCATACTCTCCAGGCGCCCGACCTTGCCGTACCTGTCCGGCGGAGGCACCTTGGCATAAATCTTATGCTCCGAGCCGTCCCAAGTTCCAACCGCAGCCAAGTTGCCGTATTCGTCCACGGTTCCGGTGAATTCGAGGGCCATGCCTTCCTCGATCCCCAAACGACCCTTTGCCGACCCATCGGCAGAAACCGTCCATTCGACCGTCGTCACTCGTGGCTCCATTTGATCGCCCACACCGATCGCGGGGAGCGACTTTGTGCCGACGTAGATCGAGACGTCGGGCTTGAGCCCATAGTGGAACCTTGCGAAGAGCGGATTGCCCGGATGAGCTAGGCCAGCCTCATAGGCGAGGGTGTCGCATGCGTCGCTGTCGCCTGCGGCTTTGACCTCCTCGAACAGAACCCCGACCGCGAAGGCATGAATCGGAAGCCAGTTCGAATTGCGCTGGGTACGCGACTCCTCGAGCAACGGAAACGACTTGTCGAACTCTCCAAGCGCGTGCCATGCAATCCCTGCGAAGGCTCGCTGGGCAGGGTCCTTGAACTCGGGATCGAGCAGCTTCCGCGCTTCGTCCTTATCACCCACAATCGCCTCCAGCAACGCGCGCGTGGCCCGTGCGTGGTCCTTGAGCGGATACGAGGGTTCGACAAGCTTCTTGACGAGGTCGTAAGCCTCTTGGAACTTGCCGGCCGTCGCCCAGGTCATGGCGAGAAACCACTGAGAATCGACCCGATCGCTTGCGACGAACTTGTCCGAATGAGCGATTCGCTCTACTTCCTCTGAGTCTCCGACCCCGATGCAAATCATCATGTAGATCGACAGCAACCCGGACGACATCTTGCCTTGCCGTTCCAAGGGCGTCAGATGCTCGCGAGCTAAAAAGTACAGTTGAAGGTTGCGCTCGTTGCTGAGTCCGATCGTCACGAGGCGTTCCCATAGTTCGGCGTCCAACCCGAACTTGGGGACGTATTCGATCATAAGGTTGAAGAACGTCGTTTGGAGTTGAGCGTAGGCCATCCCATCGATCGCTCCCGCCTCAAACGTCTCCTGTAGCATCTCGTCGACGATAGTGAAGGCCATCGTGACGAAGTCCACTTCGCTCTCGGCATACTTCTCGGTTGGCCGGATGAGGTCCATGCCCTTCTCCATGCCGTTCTTCACGGATTCGGCGATCATCTTGGCGAGCCAAGCCTTCCAGGAGTAAGGGTGCGCTTCCGATGCCGCCTTGACCTCGTCGGCGATTAGTGCGACTCTCATGCCCGCTATGCGAAGACCGGCGATGATTTCGTTCGGCGCGGGACTTTCCTTCATCGCCTCCCGCAAGAACCTGATCATCTCGTCGAAGCGGTCGTTGTCTTTGTGGAACCGCGCCTTCGCCAAGAGCCAAAACGCTCGGTGCTCGCCGACAGCGTCCGTTTCCGCAAACAGCTTTTCTAGGTCGTCGAACCTCTTCAAGGACCCAAGCACGATGTACTCGCCGATCTGAAACAGGTAGTCCTCGATGATGCCGGGCGGCAGTTGTCGGCCCTTTCGGTACCATTCGACGGCTTCGTCGTTCTGGCCCGCCAGGACGTGGGACTCCGCTTTTACGTAAGCGTATAAGCGCCCCTGAGGATCGGTCGATTCGAGAATCCTTGTGGCGAAAAGCTGCTGCGTGTCGCTTTCGGCGTTGTTCTTGACCAGCACCCAGATCAGCATCGCCGCGCCATCCGACGAGTCCGTCTCCCAAAGGGCGTCGATGGCCTTCAGCCTGTCTTCCACAAGGACGGTCTTTGAGCCATTGCTGCACACCGCGAGAGCGCGGATGTATTCGGATT
The genomic region above belongs to Candidatus Nitrosymbiomonas proteolyticus and contains:
- a CDS encoding ABC type lipoprotein exporter, ATP-binding protein — its product is MSSSAIVRTLELVRTYGEGSTAVHAVNGISCQVEAGQYVSIMGPSGSGKSTLFNLIGGLDKPTSGSVFINSMDIAQLDARELAFLRCHTIGYVFQTFNLIAVRTALENVVLPMLFAGTQSEEAEERGMDLLGLVGLKERFNHRPNELSGGQQQRVAIARALANSPSIVLADEPTGNLDLSTGQEIITLLKKLNQEQGVTVISATHDLKMIDVSDRVFHIRDGQLQRVESREEIQLTIGSLGRTDE
- a CDS encoding ABC type lipoprotein esporter, permease produces the protein MKPKHRRVSADWRIAWRQAFASLRVRLLRQTLTTLGIGAGSAYLAAALVIRSVEVAKPTVDAVTLARVDWQAAAAAALCLLGVSNSMFIAVTERFREIGTFKCLGATDGFIVAVFFFEGLFMGLLGSVVGATLGAGGSAFVLSWGGSELMASWVLSAVALGSTAGTGLTLIAALTPAIVAARMPAVAALRTEI